The genome window CTAGTGAAATGGAGCGCATTCTTACCAGTCTTATGAACGAGACTCAGAAAGATAAGTCCGGTCCAGCGCCGATGATTACTTCTGATAAACGAACAAACACCCTCATTGTAAAGGCTGACGCAACCACCCGAAGCCGTATTGGGCGCATAGCCAAAGAATTAGACAGCGAGGTACAAACCAACTCAAATACACGTGTCGTTTATTTAAAATATGCCAAAGCTAGCGACCTTGTCCCCGTACTTCAGGGAATTAGCGATACAATTATTAAAGAAGAAACAGGACAGCAAGCCGGCGCCGCCTCTACCTCTCAAAGCAGTCTCCACATCGATGCTCATGATCAGACCAATACGATCGTTATGTCTGGCAGCCCACATATTATTAAAACCATTGAAGATGTTATTACTAAACTCGATATTCGTCGTGCTCAAGTTCTAGTAGAAGCGATTATTGCCGAGGTTTCAGAAGATGCCTCTCGAGAGCTAGGTGTCCAATGGCTATTTTTTGATGCCGATGATGGCTCAACCACACCGCTAGGCGCCGTCAACTTATCCACAGACAACACCTCAGGCATTGTAGATATTGTGGCCGCGGCAACGTCTGACTCGGCTTCAACCTCCCTCGTTGGGAACGGCTTATCCGTGGGAATTGGTCAGTTCAACAGTAATGGCTTTAGTTTTGCCGCTTTTTTGAACGCGTTAGACGAAGATACTGACTCAAACGTATTATCAACACCTAGCCTAGTCACCATGGATAACGAAGAAGCGTATATTCAAGTGGGCCAAGAAGTACCTATCATCACCGGATCTACCGCTAGCTCTGACAATACCAACCCCTTCCAAACAATTGAGCGAAAGGACATTGGCGTTATGCTAAAAGTAACGCCGCAAATCAATGAAGGGGATGCGATTCGATTAACATTGGAGCAAGAAGTGTCATCACTTTCAGGCGCTGTTGCTTCCGATATCATTACCAACAAGCGCGTTATATCAACCACCGTGTTAGTCGATGATGGCGCGACACTCGTATTAGGTGGCCTGATTAATGAAGACGTACAGGACACAAGCTATAAAGTCCCTTTATTAGGCGACATACCATTCGTTGGCCGTGCATTTCGCTCAGATACCAGCACCCGAGAAAAACGCACCTTAATGGTCTTTATACGCCCAACAATCATACGCGATCGTTTTGCGGCTACCGAAATCAGCCGCGAAAAATATAATTACATTCATGCAAGGCAAGTGCTCAATAGCCAACGAGATAACTTATTCCCTGATGGACACACCCCATCACTGCCGGCTTGGGAGCAAAGTCAGACTAGTCCAATGCCGCAAGAAAATACCAGCAAACCAGTAGCAGCGGCCCCTCCAAAAGAGCCGGCTCAGCCAACACCCAAAGCGCCAGCAAGCACAACAAAGCAAACGACTAACAATAGAGGCGACATATTCCAACGGCTGGATGGAGATTTCTAATCCCATGGCCGTTCAACCTGCCTTTAGTTACAGCTTTGCACGCAAGCATATTATTTTAGCCCTCATTAACGATGAGGGAGTAGCCAATGTTAGCTACTCCACGGACACAAGCACCGAAGCATTGCTAGAGGTAGATCGGCTTTATGCAAATCAGATGCAGCTAAAACTCGTGCCTGTTGATGAGCTAAAAGATGCCATAAGCCTTGCCTATCAAGCCGCCGATAACTCGCTCGAAAATATCTCCGATATTAACGAAGTTATCGACTTAGACGCCCTTGCCTCAAGCATTCCAGAGTCTGAAGACCTGTTAGATGCTCAAGACGATGCCCCCGTCATACGCTTGATTAATGCCTTATTTGCCGAAGCACTGCGCCAGCAAGCTTCCGATATACACTTAGAAACTTTCGAAAATAGCATGTCTGTTCGGCTACGAGTTGACGGTGTTTTACAAGAAGTACTCAAACCCAACCGTGCGCTAGCGCCTTTGCTTATTTCTCGCATTAAAGTTATGGCGAAGCTCGACATTGCTGAAAGACGGGTGCCGCAAGATGGTAGGGTCTCGCTCAAAATGGCAGGCAAAGCATTGGATGTACGTATATCCACTATGCCCTCCATCCATGGTGAACGTGTTGTTATGCGCTTACTCGACAAGCAAGCCTCGCGCATGGATCTAACGCATTTAGGTATGCCGTCAGATACACTGGCCTCGTTAACAGAGCTTCTAGCACAACCCAACGGGATCATACTGGTAACTGGCCCCACAGGCTCAGGTAAGACCACAACCCTGTATGCTGGCTTGTCGATGATCAATGATCGCAGCCGCAACATTCTTACTGTAGAAGATCCGGTTGAGTATGCACTGGAAGGTATAGGCCAAACGCCCGTAAACACCAAAAGCGGTATGACCTTTGCCAAAGGCTTACGTGCTATTTTGCGCCAAGACCCTGATGTCGTCATGATCGGCGAAATACGTGACCCGGAAACGGCTCAGATCGCCGTACAAGCCAGCTTGACGGGGCACCTCGTCTTATCAACCCTACACACTAATGACTCACTGGGTGCAATCACCCGATTAATGGACATCGGTGTAGAACCTTATCTCATAGCCTCAGCGGTTAAGGGAGTTTTAGCACAGCGCTTAGTGCGTACTTTGTGCCAACACTGCCGAACGCAATACCGCCTCACGGATGAAGATGCTCGCGCATTAGGCGACAGTCAAATTAGTCAACGTCTGGTTTTTGAAAATGCTGGCTGCGACCAATGCAACCACACGGGATACGCAGGCCGTAAAGGCATTTATGAAATGCTCGTCATTGACCGTCCACTGTCACGCTTGATACATGACTGCGCAGGCGAACATAAAATGGCGGAATACGCTAACAAAACCTTGGTAACCATGCTGGATCAAGGTCGGGATTTGGTACTTGCTGGTGTAACTTCACCGGCGGAAGTACTTCGTATGGTCAAGGAGTCTGCCGACCATGCCATCCTTTGAATACCAAGCCGTTAACCCTCAAGGTAAAAAGCTGAAAGGGTTTCTAGACGCCGACTCTGAACGACATGCTCGCCAACAATTGCGCGACAAGCAGTTAATGCCGATTAATCTGCACGAAAACCATAAACGAGGCACCACAAGCAAACGTGGCGGCGGCCGAGTTTCTACTCGCGATTTATCACTTTTCACCCAACAATTTGCCGCGCTTATCCAGTCAGCAACCCCCTTAGAGGAAGCTATTCAGGTGAGTGCAAACCAAACCAATAACAAAGCACTTAAACGCACACTACAAGCGGTACGTAGCAAAATTTTAGAAGGGCATACGCTGGCGGACAGCTTGCGAGATCACCCACGCGTATTCCCACCGATTTATTGCGCCTTAATCTCAGCCGGTGAGCACTCTGGTGATCTCGCTAAAGTACTGATGCGACTAGCGGACTATACCGAGCGCACACAACAGTTGCGCAACACAGTATCGCAGGCCGCCATTTACCCCATCGTGCTCACCATTGTGGCCTTAGGTGTGATCACGCTGCTCATGGCCTATGTTGTCCCCAAAGTCGTCGAACAATTTGATGGCCGTGGACAAGAGCTTCCGTTGCTAACACGTATCATGATTGCCAGCTCAGACTTCATCATCCATCAAGGCTGGATGGTTCTTGTCGCCGTATTTGCAGGCATTTGGGTATGGCGACATTGTCTTAAAAAGCCTGCATTTCGATTGCGCGTGCATGCAGGCATGCTCAAATTACCTATTTTAGGCAACCTTATTACTAACTTAGAGACGGCTAGATTACTCAACACGCTCAGTATAATGGTGACCAGTGGCTCCCCGCTGCTCGACGCGTTACGGATAAGCCAAGAAACCTTAAACAACCGCGTCATACGTAACGCCGTAAGCGAGGCTACGGACCGAGTCCGCGAAGGCCAATTGCTCAGCAAAACGTTAAATGATAGCGGGGTGTTCCCGCCTATATCCGTCTACATGATTGCTAACGGCGAACACAGTGGAGAACTCGGCACAGCGCTTGAGCATGCCGCTCGTCAACAAGAGAACTTACTAACAGGCATGATCAATATCACCACAAAGCTGCTAGAGCCGTTACTGATTATTGTTTTTGGCGTACTGGTACTCGCCATTGTACTCGCCATTTTATTGCCTATTTTACAGCTCAATAACTTAACACAGTTCTAAATCTGCTAAGCGGCTTCGCTTTTAGGTTTAATGAGAAAGGAGTTAACAATGAACACAACACTTGGGCAACCACAACAGCCCGTCCACCCGCGTACAAAAGAACGCGGCTTTACGCTACTTGAAATCATGGTTGTGGTTGTCATTTTAGGCCTGCTTGTTGCTATTGTGGCACCCAATGTATTGGACAACCAAGACCGCGCCATGGCGGAAAAAGCCCGGGCCGACATCTCAGCACTAGAGCAAGCGTTAGACATGTACAAGCTGGATAATTTTGTTTATCCAACGACCGACCAAGGCATTGAAGCTCTGGCTTCACGCCCTACCATTAGCCCTGAGCCTAAGAACTATCGCCCAAACGGCTATATTAAACGCCTACCTAACGACCCGTGGGGTAATCCTTACCAATACGTCCAGCCCGGCGAACATGGTGCATTTGACCTGTATTCCTTCGGCGCTGATGGAGATAACGGTGGTGAAGGTCAAGCTGCCGATATCGGCAACTGGTAACCTGCAACGCTCGCGCGGTTTTACGCTGCTCGAGCTGCTGGTTATTGTCACGCTCGTCGGTTTGCTATCAGCGGCAGTTATGCTCACGCTGCGCCCCACCGAGCGCGCTTATACGGCTAACGATGCAATTGATGAAGTACGAGAACAATTGTTAACGATTAGCAGACAAGCCATAGCCAAACAAAATTGGTACGGGCTGAGTTTCGAAAATAATAGCTACCAACGGTGGCATTACCGCGACTCCGAATGGAATGTCATCACAACTGAGTCACCTTATGTACTACCACCGGAATTGGTGATATCCCTCAGTGTCAAAGGCGAAGACCAACGGCTTTCAGATGAGGCACAAGGCCCACAAATTTTAGCCGCGCCAGATGGACTATTAAGCCCTTTTACTCTGGAGATAAGTGACCAAGATACTACATCAACACTCACTGATCCCTACGCTAGAGCGGATGCCCATGATCAAGAATAAAGGCTTTACGCTCCTCGAAGTCATGGTCGCTCTTTTTATACTCGCCGTGGCCGCTGCTGCTCTATCACGTACGGCAGGCCAAGCTACCGATACAGCACAACAGCTTGAAGTTCGCCAACATGCTGGCTGGGTAGCTCACAACCAACTCAGCTTACTACTGCTAGGCACGCAAGAAGCACTGGATGGTGAAATCAACTTTGCCGGGCAGCGCTTTTATTGGAAAGCCACACGCGCAACCACAGAGCTTGCTAATTTCCAGCGTGTAACAGTAAAGGTGAGTCAACCGGCTCAACCCGACTATATACTCGCAACATTGACAGGTTTTCGACATGACGAGTAAGCCGCCAGTGCAACGGGTTAGTAGTAACCGTGACCGCCAGTTACAAACCGGTATGACACTCATCGAGCTTGTCATAGCTGTGGCTATAACGGCAATTATTGGATTAATTAGCGCGCAGTTACTGGGTGCCATGATACAAAATAGCCAACAGATTACAGATCACGCCAGTGAGTTAGAGCGTTTAGATCGAGGTTTACGCATCATTCAAAGCGACTTTGACCAACTGGTTGTCAGGGGAGAAAACAGCTTCCTGACCGCCGAAGACTCCAGCGTCCCCGGCTTGTTGATAGAGTTTACTAGGCTGCATGAACAGCCCTTGGCTTTACATACTACTGGGCCAGCTAATAGCCTTAACAGCGACCAGCTCGAACGCGTGCGTTATGTCCTAGAATCTAATAATTTAGTCCGATATTCATCCCCTGTCGGTATGCCTATTGATGAAGATCATTGGTATCAAAACACACTCTTTACACGTTTATCACAGGCTCGTTTGTACTTTCTTTATGATGACTGGGGTGAGCAACTTTCAGACGCAACCGAGAGTACAGGTTCTACACCATTGGGGGCTATTCGATTCGAAGCTGAAAGTGATCGCTGGCAACATCTCGAGCTAGTCAGCATGCTGCGTACCGGAGCCGACTCATGAAGAAGGCCCTTTACACCCATGCGTCCGCAAAGGCACAACGCGGAGTGGCGCTGATTTTAGTGCTCGGCCTCATGGCAATCATCACCATTTTAGCGACCACTATTACAGGCACCGTTCAATTTAGCGCAAATCAACATGTCACCTTAAAGGATATGCGACAAGCCTACTGGTTCGCTCGAGGAGGGGAAGTTTACGCCTTAAGCACCTTGGCTGATCTTAAAGAAAAGAGCCTCTTAGAAGCGACAGACACTCAAGTGACCTTCCCCGTTAGCGGCGATGGTCATACAGGTATGGTGAGCTATCAACTCACACCTTTGCATACCTGCCTTAATATCAACAGTTTAGATATTACTTTTGAAAACCCAGATGCGCGTAGCCTCTTAAATAAAAATGTATGGACTTACTTTCTCGAAAACAAAGCCCAAATATCCGGCGCAACCATTACCCAACTTTTACAACGCGCGGCGGACTGGATCGACCCAGATACTCAACCAAAAACGCCCTACGGTGCCGAATCACTTTTTTATAGCGGTCAAACACCTCCACAACAACCACCCAACAGCACAATGCTGGCTAGCGCAGAACTCGGCGCATTAGATGTGTTAAATGAAGACGAACAACAAGCCATTCTTCCCTTTTTATGTATTCGCCCTGACGATAATACACTGGCTATCAACCCCAACGATTTAACCGCTGACGATGCTTACCTGCTGAGCGTGTTAACACAAGGCCTGTTAGACGAGAATCAAGCTCTCAGCGTAATTGAGAGCCGCCCTGATGATGGCTATGCTGAGCTAGCCGCATTTTGGGCTGACCCGGCATTGAGTGAAGTCGACGATAGCGTTGAGGCCAGTTTCACGTTAGCGCGCCATTATTTTAAACTAGACACACAAGTTGTCTTAGGAACCGCACCTTTTCGGCTGATCTCACTATTGCGCATTGATGAGGATGACACCACCCATGTTATCAGCCGACGTTATGGAGTAACCCCTTGAGTAGCATTCTGTTTATACGCCCGCAGCAGTTCCCTCCCCGACAAGTAGATTGGGTGCTGTACAACACGGCCTCTAAAACTTCCGTCGAGCAAGGCTCCATTGAGGTCACTCAAACAGAAGAAAATACGTCCTTCTCAGCTCTTTCCTCTCTCGCCTCTCAGGCCATGACTATTCTTTTAGTACCGGGGCATCAGGTTCGATGGTTTAAGCAAGCGCTCCCTAGTAAGCAGCGAGCGCTGGTGAATAGCTTGCCATTTATGATCGAGGAACAAATCAGCACCCCAATAGAGCAGATACATGTTGCGCCAGGGGAGTACAAGGACGGAGCTATAACAGGCTTAGCAATCGAGCATTGCGTTTTGCAGTCTTGGATTGATTGGCTAACGGAACACGCCATAACTCCTTCAATTATCACAGCCGATTTTGAACTGCTCTCTAGCACGCAAGACGGTGAAACAGCTATCCCAGTAGGCGATCACGTATTGCTTCATACGGCCGATATTCATGCCAGTGTCAGCCCTGCAACCTATCAAGCATTAGCTGCTCGATTAGCATCAACCACGTTAGCGGAGCCTCTTTCCCCGCAGGCCTTTCTTACACACGGTGCGGCACACTTCTCGTTAAAGCAGTTGCCAATAAACTTACTGTGTAACCAATACCAATCGCAACATGCAGCGAAAAAATGGCTTTCTACCTTTAAGCTTCCTCTCATTGCCACCGCCGCGTTACTGCTCGTCAGCTTTATTGGCCTTATTGTCGATAACCTGCAGATGCAACGACAA of Neptunomonas phycophila contains these proteins:
- the gspD gene encoding type II secretion system secretin GspD gives rise to the protein MKMFTPRALTPLLLTLALLSSSLTTLAEEYTLDMRGVDIREFISTISKMTGKTIITDDKVRGKVDIQSPSTLTEQELYEIFLVQLGINGYSVVDAGSNILKVIPSQGAKLEGSDVSQLIPERSSEEIVTRVVEVRNVNANQLAATLRPLIDNRLGIIAAYDTSNVILITDRASNVRRIAQIIGQVDQADSQTLELIPLSNASASEMERILTSLMNETQKDKSGPAPMITSDKRTNTLIVKADATTRSRIGRIAKELDSEVQTNSNTRVVYLKYAKASDLVPVLQGISDTIIKEETGQQAGAASTSQSSLHIDAHDQTNTIVMSGSPHIIKTIEDVITKLDIRRAQVLVEAIIAEVSEDASRELGVQWLFFDADDGSTTPLGAVNLSTDNTSGIVDIVAAATSDSASTSLVGNGLSVGIGQFNSNGFSFAAFLNALDEDTDSNVLSTPSLVTMDNEEAYIQVGQEVPIITGSTASSDNTNPFQTIERKDIGVMLKVTPQINEGDAIRLTLEQEVSSLSGAVASDIITNKRVISTTVLVDDGATLVLGGLINEDVQDTSYKVPLLGDIPFVGRAFRSDTSTREKRTLMVFIRPTIIRDRFAATEISREKYNYIHARQVLNSQRDNLFPDGHTPSLPAWEQSQTSPMPQENTSKPVAAAPPKEPAQPTPKAPASTTKQTTNNRGDIFQRLDGDF
- the gspE gene encoding type II secretion system ATPase GspE, whose protein sequence is MAVQPAFSYSFARKHIILALINDEGVANVSYSTDTSTEALLEVDRLYANQMQLKLVPVDELKDAISLAYQAADNSLENISDINEVIDLDALASSIPESEDLLDAQDDAPVIRLINALFAEALRQQASDIHLETFENSMSVRLRVDGVLQEVLKPNRALAPLLISRIKVMAKLDIAERRVPQDGRVSLKMAGKALDVRISTMPSIHGERVVMRLLDKQASRMDLTHLGMPSDTLASLTELLAQPNGIILVTGPTGSGKTTTLYAGLSMINDRSRNILTVEDPVEYALEGIGQTPVNTKSGMTFAKGLRAILRQDPDVVMIGEIRDPETAQIAVQASLTGHLVLSTLHTNDSLGAITRLMDIGVEPYLIASAVKGVLAQRLVRTLCQHCRTQYRLTDEDARALGDSQISQRLVFENAGCDQCNHTGYAGRKGIYEMLVIDRPLSRLIHDCAGEHKMAEYANKTLVTMLDQGRDLVLAGVTSPAEVLRMVKESADHAIL
- the gspF gene encoding type II secretion system inner membrane protein GspF, with protein sequence MPSFEYQAVNPQGKKLKGFLDADSERHARQQLRDKQLMPINLHENHKRGTTSKRGGGRVSTRDLSLFTQQFAALIQSATPLEEAIQVSANQTNNKALKRTLQAVRSKILEGHTLADSLRDHPRVFPPIYCALISAGEHSGDLAKVLMRLADYTERTQQLRNTVSQAAIYPIVLTIVALGVITLLMAYVVPKVVEQFDGRGQELPLLTRIMIASSDFIIHQGWMVLVAVFAGIWVWRHCLKKPAFRLRVHAGMLKLPILGNLITNLETARLLNTLSIMVTSGSPLLDALRISQETLNNRVIRNAVSEATDRVREGQLLSKTLNDSGVFPPISVYMIANGEHSGELGTALEHAARQQENLLTGMINITTKLLEPLLIIVFGVLVLAIVLAILLPILQLNNLTQF
- the gspG gene encoding type II secretion system major pseudopilin GspG, which gives rise to MNTTLGQPQQPVHPRTKERGFTLLEIMVVVVILGLLVAIVAPNVLDNQDRAMAEKARADISALEQALDMYKLDNFVYPTTDQGIEALASRPTISPEPKNYRPNGYIKRLPNDPWGNPYQYVQPGEHGAFDLYSFGADGDNGGEGQAADIGNW
- a CDS encoding prepilin-type N-terminal cleavage/methylation domain-containing protein, whose translation is MKVKLPISATGNLQRSRGFTLLELLVIVTLVGLLSAAVMLTLRPTERAYTANDAIDEVREQLLTISRQAIAKQNWYGLSFENNSYQRWHYRDSEWNVITTESPYVLPPELVISLSVKGEDQRLSDEAQGPQILAAPDGLLSPFTLEISDQDTTSTLTDPYARADAHDQE
- the gspI gene encoding type II secretion system minor pseudopilin GspI, producing MIKNKGFTLLEVMVALFILAVAAAALSRTAGQATDTAQQLEVRQHAGWVAHNQLSLLLLGTQEALDGEINFAGQRFYWKATRATTELANFQRVTVKVSQPAQPDYILATLTGFRHDE
- a CDS encoding PulJ/GspJ family protein translates to MTSKPPVQRVSSNRDRQLQTGMTLIELVIAVAITAIIGLISAQLLGAMIQNSQQITDHASELERLDRGLRIIQSDFDQLVVRGENSFLTAEDSSVPGLLIEFTRLHEQPLALHTTGPANSLNSDQLERVRYVLESNNLVRYSSPVGMPIDEDHWYQNTLFTRLSQARLYFLYDDWGEQLSDATESTGSTPLGAIRFEAESDRWQHLELVSMLRTGADS
- the gspK gene encoding type II secretion system minor pseudopilin GspK; the protein is MKKALYTHASAKAQRGVALILVLGLMAIITILATTITGTVQFSANQHVTLKDMRQAYWFARGGEVYALSTLADLKEKSLLEATDTQVTFPVSGDGHTGMVSYQLTPLHTCLNINSLDITFENPDARSLLNKNVWTYFLENKAQISGATITQLLQRAADWIDPDTQPKTPYGAESLFYSGQTPPQQPPNSTMLASAELGALDVLNEDEQQAILPFLCIRPDDNTLAINPNDLTADDAYLLSVLTQGLLDENQALSVIESRPDDGYAELAAFWADPALSEVDDSVEASFTLARHYFKLDTQVVLGTAPFRLISLLRIDEDDTTHVISRRYGVTP
- the gspL gene encoding type II secretion system protein GspL, with the translated sequence MSSILFIRPQQFPPRQVDWVLYNTASKTSVEQGSIEVTQTEENTSFSALSSLASQAMTILLVPGHQVRWFKQALPSKQRALVNSLPFMIEEQISTPIEQIHVAPGEYKDGAITGLAIEHCVLQSWIDWLTEHAITPSIITADFELLSSTQDGETAIPVGDHVLLHTADIHASVSPATYQALAARLASTTLAEPLSPQAFLTHGAAHFSLKQLPINLLCNQYQSQHAAKKWLSTFKLPLIATAALLLVSFIGLIVDNLQMQRQIDQLDTAMKGIYQTSFPDARRITNPVSQMRGALKQLSQGGDGALFIEWLAMAAPHLKQDGVSVQNLRFSQSPDLLRLQLQAKDYATIEQINSAITQAGLTADLGTLTRSQDGVSGLLTIRAQ